In Elaeis guineensis isolate ETL-2024a chromosome 1, EG11, whole genome shotgun sequence, a genomic segment contains:
- the LOC105039662 gene encoding plasma membrane ATPase encodes MGGEQGISLEEIKNETVDLERIPVEEVFEQLKCTREGLSAEEGANRLQIFGPNKLEEKKESKILKFLGFMWNPLSWVMEMAAIMAIALANGGGKPPDWQDFVGIIALLVINSTISFIEENNAGNAAAALMAGLAPKTKVLRGGVWSEQEAAILVPGDIISIKLGDIIPADARLLEGDPLKVDQSALTGESLPVTKNPGDEVFSGSTCKQGEIEAVVIATGVHTFFGKAAHLVDSTNQVGHFQKVLTAIGNFCICSIAVGIVVEIIVMFPIQHRRYRDGIDNLLVLLIGGIPIAMPTVLSVTMAIGSHRLSQQGAITKRMTAIEELAGMDVLCSDKTGTLTLNKLSVDKNLIEVFTKGVDRDYVLLLAARASRTENQDAIDAAMVGMLADPKEARAGIREVHFLPFNPVDKRTALTYVDGDGNWHRASKGAPEQIMDLCGCREDVRKRAHSVIDKFAERGLRSLAVARQEVPEKSKESAGGPWQFVGLLPLFDPPRHDSAETIRRALHLGVNVKMITGDQLAIAKETGRRLGMGTNMYPSSSLLGQHKDDSIAGLPVDELIEKADGFAGVFPEHKYEIVKKLQERKHICGMTGDGVNDAPALKKADIGIAVADATDAARGASDIVLTEPGLSVIISAVLTSRAIFQRMKNYTIYAVSITIRIVLGFMLIALIWKFDFSPFMVLIIAILNDGTIMTISKDRVKPSPLPDSWRLKEIFATGIVFGSYLALMTVIFFWAMRETDFFPDKFKVKPLRNSPDRDHEMMAALYLQVSIVSQALIFVTRSRSWCFLERPGLLLVSAFMIAQLVATLIAVYADWSFAKIKGIGWGWAGVIWLYSIVFFVPLDWFKFTIRYILSGKAWDNLIERKIAFTSKKDYGREEREAQWATAQRTLHGLQPPETRTLFHEKSSYHELSEIAEQARRRAEVARLREMNTLKGHVESVVKLKGIDIDTIQQSYTV; translated from the exons GAACGGATTCCCGTAGAGGAAGTGTTCGAACAGCTGAAATGTACCAGGGAGGGTCTCTCGGCGGAGGAGGGAGCGAACCGGCTCCAAATCTTCGGTCCCAACAAGCTCGAAGAGAAGAAG GAAAGCAAAATCCTCAAGTTCCTGGGATTTATGTGGAACCCCCTCTCCTGGGTCATGGAGATGGCCGCTATCATGGCTATTGCCTTGGCCAACGGTGGCGGGAAGCCCCCAGATTGGCAAGACTTCGTGGGAATCATTGCGCTGCTTGTGATCAACTCCACCATCTCTTTCATCGAAGAGAACAACGCCGGCAATGCGGCGGCCGCCCTCATGGCTGGCCTCGCTCCAAAAACCAAG GTCCTCAGAGGTGGCGTCTGGAGTGAGCAGGAGGCTGCCATTCTGGTTCCCGGAGACATCATCAGCATCAAACTGGGAGACATCATCCCGGCCGACGCACGGCTCCTCGAAGGAGATCCTCTGAAGGTCGATCAATCCGCGCTGACCGGCGAATCCCTCCCCGTCACCAAGAATCCGGGAGACGAGGTGTTCTCTGGTTCCACATGCAAACAAGGTGAGATCGAGGCCGTCGTCATCGCCACCGGAGTTCACACCTTCTTCGGGAAAGCGGCCCACTTGGTGGACAGCACCAACCAAGTCGGGCATTTCCAGAAGGTCCTGACGGCCATCGGTAACTTCTGTATCTGCTCGATCGCTGTCGGGATCGTTGTCGAGATCATAGTCATGTTCCCGATCCAGCACCGCAGGTACAGGGACGGAATCGACAACCTCTTGGTCCTTTTGATCGGAGGAATACCGATCGCTATGCCGACCGTCCTGTCGGTGACCATGGCCATCGGGTCTCACAGGCTCTCACAGCAAGGTGCCATCACCAAGAGGATGACTGCGATCGAAGAGTTGGCAGGCATGGACGTCCTCTGCAGTGACAAAACCGGGACACTTACCCTCAACAAGCTCAGTGTCGACAAAAACCTGATCGAGGTGTTTACGAAAGGAGTAGATAGAGATTATGTACTCCTATTGGCAGCCAGGGCATCGAGGACCGAGAACCAGGATGCTATCGACGCCGCCATGGTTGGGATGCTTGCTGACCCCAAAGAG GCAAGAGCTGGCATCAGGGAAGTGCATTTCCTCCCCTTCAACCCTGTGGACAAGAGGACTGCTCTTACTTATGTCGATGGTGATGGCAACTGGCACCGAGCGAGTAAGGGGGCTCCTGAACAG ATCATGGACCTTTGCGGCTGCAGAGAGGATGTCAGGAAAAGGGCTCACTCTGTGATCGACAAATTTGCCGAACGCGGGCTTCGGTCGCTGGCTGTTGCAAGACAG GAAGTTCCTGAGAAAAGCAAGGAGAGTGCAGGGGGGCCATGGCAATTTGTTGGCTTGTTGCCTCTCTTCGATCCTCCAAGGCATGATAGTGCAGAAACCATTCGCAGGGCTCTCCACCTTGGTGTGAATGTGAAGATGATTACAG GTGATCAGCTTGCGATTGCTAAGGAGACCGGCCGAAGGCTCGGGATGGGAACAAACATGTACCCATCCTCTTCACTGCTTGGTCAACACAAAGATGATTCTATTGCTGGACTTCCAGTAGATGAATTGATCGAAAAGGCTGATGGGTTTGCTGGAGTTTTTCCTG AGCATAAATACGAAATCGTGAAGAAGTTGCAGGAAAGGAAGCACATATGTGGAATGACCGGAGATGGTGTGAATGATGCCCCAGCGTTGAAGAAAGCAGATATAGGAATTGCTGTCGCCGATGCCACTGATGCTGCTAGAGGTGCTTCTGACATAGTCCTCACGGAACCTGGACTCAGTGTCATCATCAGTGCTGTTCTTACCAGCAGAGCCATCTTCCAGAGAATGAAGAACTACACT ATCTATGCAGTTTCAATCACCATTCGTATTGTG CTTGGGTTCATGCTTATTGCACTAATATGGAAATTTGACTTTTCGCCTTTCATGGTTTTGATCATTGCCATCCTTAATGATG GTACAATCATGACCATATCAAAAGACCGAGTGAAGCCATCTCCGTTACCAGACAGCTGGAGATTGAAAGAGATTTTCGCTACTGGTATAGTGTTTGGTAGTTATTTGGCACTGATGACTGTCATCTTCTTCTGGGCTATGAGAGAGACTGACTTCTTTCCG GATAAATTCAAGGTCAAACCATTGAGGAACAGTCCAGACCGTGACCATGAAATGATGGCTGCATTATATTTGCAAGTCAGTATTGTGAGTCAGGCTCTCATATTCGTCACCCGGTCTCGCAGTTGGTGCTTTCTTGAACGCCCTGGGCTTCTTCTAGTCAGTGCTTTTATGATTGCTCAACTT GTTGCAACTCTCATTGCGGTCTATGCCGACTGGAGTTTTGCAAAAATTAAAGGCATCGGTTGGGGCTGGGCTGGAGTGATCTGGCTTTACAGTATTGTTTTCTTTGTCCCGCTTGACTGGTTCAAATTTACCATTCGCTACATTCTAAGCGGAAAGGCTTGGGATAATCTCATAGAGAGGAAG ATCGCCTTCACCAGTAAGAAGGATTATGGTAGAGAGGAGAGGGAAGCTCAATGGGCTACAGCACAGAGAACACTTCATGGCCTCCAACCTCCAGAAACTAGGACTCTTTTCCATGAAAAGAGCAGCTATCATGAGCTCTCAGAAATTGCTGAGCAGGCCAGACGGCGAGCAGAGGTTGCAAG GCTAAGAGAGATGAACACTCTAAAGGGTCATGTAGAATCCGTGGTTAAGCTGAAGGGGATCGACATCGACACTATCCAGCAGAGTTACACAGTGTAG